Proteins encoded in a region of the Clostridium beijerinckii genome:
- a CDS encoding nickel-dependent hydrogenase large subunit, translating into MGKTITIDPVTRISGFLEIKAEVEGNTIAKANASGLLFRGFEKMLIGRSPLDAVYFTERICGICSTAHSMASTLALEDALKVTVSLNDNYIRDILHGFEFIQNHLRHFYLLSMPSYVKISNIKLIEEQQYTDYRLPDKINKKIEEDYVKSIELSRLAHEGLALLGGKAPHNHGIFVGGVTVNIDAYKLEKVKSIIRKIESFVKNIMIEDVEIISKYYSDYFKKGQSYPYFMTYGVFDKYEDPEITYVKPGVMKDNVKYPLEPDKITEQIHYSWYKRDEGLEEVDLSKLDAYTFIKAPRYLGLPMEAGPLARLIVSGQYTNGHSCMDRNIARVLETEKIIGIMNKLIERVELKPNNQKTYNIPEKAYGVGLTDTTRGALGHWIEIDKNVINHYNIITPTVWNLSPKDESNLPGTIERALIGTKLNNIKEPIEIGRIVRSFDPCVSCATHLIGSSGDTEIVEVLV; encoded by the coding sequence ATGGGCAAAACAATAACTATAGATCCAGTAACGAGAATCAGTGGCTTTTTGGAAATAAAAGCAGAAGTAGAAGGAAATACAATTGCTAAAGCAAATGCCAGTGGACTACTTTTCAGGGGATTTGAAAAAATGTTAATAGGAAGGTCACCTTTAGATGCTGTATATTTTACAGAGAGAATTTGTGGAATATGCTCTACAGCTCATTCAATGGCTTCTACTTTAGCATTAGAAGATGCATTAAAAGTAACTGTTAGCCTAAATGATAATTATATTCGAGATATTTTACATGGTTTTGAGTTTATACAAAATCATTTAAGACATTTTTACCTTTTGTCTATGCCAAGCTATGTAAAGATATCAAACATAAAACTAATAGAAGAACAACAATATACTGATTACAGATTACCAGATAAAATAAACAAAAAAATAGAAGAGGATTATGTAAAAAGTATTGAACTCAGCAGATTAGCTCATGAAGGATTAGCACTTCTAGGAGGAAAAGCTCCTCATAACCATGGGATTTTTGTAGGTGGAGTTACTGTGAATATAGACGCATATAAGCTAGAAAAGGTAAAAAGTATTATTAGAAAAATAGAATCTTTTGTAAAGAATATAATGATAGAAGATGTAGAGATTATTTCGAAATATTACTCTGACTATTTTAAAAAAGGACAATCTTATCCATATTTTATGACTTATGGAGTATTTGATAAATATGAAGATCCTGAGATTACTTATGTTAAGCCAGGAGTAATGAAGGATAATGTAAAATATCCTTTAGAGCCAGATAAAATCACAGAGCAAATCCATTATTCGTGGTATAAAAGGGACGAAGGATTGGAAGAAGTAGATTTATCTAAGTTAGATGCGTACACTTTTATAAAAGCTCCTCGTTATTTAGGACTTCCTATGGAGGCTGGTCCTTTAGCAAGATTAATAGTAAGTGGACAATACACAAATGGACATTCATGTATGGATAGAAATATTGCAAGGGTATTGGAAACAGAGAAGATTATAGGGATAATGAATAAGCTCATTGAAAGGGTAGAACTAAAACCTAACAATCAAAAAACTTATAATATTCCAGAAAAAGCTTATGGTGTAGGTTTAACTGATACTACTAGAGGTGCTCTTGGTCATTGGATCGAAATAGATAAAAATGTTATTAATCATTATAATATCATAACACCAACCGTATGGAATTTATCACCTAAGGATGAGTCAAATCTTCCTGGAACTATAGAAAGAGCCTTGATTGGAACTAAGCTAAACAATATTAAAGAGCCTATAGAAATTGGTCGTATTGTTAGATCATTTGATCCATGTGTATCTTGTGCAACTCATTTGATTGGATCATCAGGTGATACAGAAATAGTAGAGGTTTTGGTTTAA
- a CDS encoding hydrogenase maturation protease — MVNSNIKVIAIGNVLMRDDGIGIEVAKKIEKKLLEKNIKVIYGETDVQYSIASVKEDDYIFILDAAYYGKSPGEITCLQLDNFVSKKKGYSQHSYNFLDLLKLFYPGTKGQIYGIEVNDVGIGLGLSEELQEKLEGISKKILDEIELYVLKLQSKNK, encoded by the coding sequence ATGGTAAACTCTAATATTAAAGTGATTGCTATTGGAAATGTTTTAATGAGGGATGATGGTATAGGAATTGAAGTGGCAAAAAAGATAGAAAAAAAGCTTTTAGAAAAGAATATTAAAGTTATTTATGGAGAAACCGATGTTCAATACAGTATTGCCAGTGTAAAAGAAGATGACTATATATTTATTTTGGATGCTGCATATTATGGAAAAAGTCCAGGTGAAATCACTTGTTTGCAGTTAGATAATTTTGTTTCTAAGAAAAAGGGATATTCCCAGCATAGTTATAATTTCTTGGATTTATTAAAACTTTTTTATCCAGGTACTAAAGGGCAAATTTATGGAATCGAAGTTAATGATGTTGGAATTGGCTTGGGATTGAGCGAAGAATTACAAGAGAAATTAGAAGGGATTTCTAAAAAGATTTTAGATGAAA